Within the Petrotoga mexicana DSM 14811 genome, the region TTTGATGAAAGCGTTATGGCTATTCAAAAAGCTGATATAATAATTTTTGGGCCTGGCAGTTTATATACGAGTATTATCCCCAATATATTGGTAGACGGAATAAGAAACGCAATCAATTTATGCAAAGCTAGGAAAGTATATATTGCGAATATTATGACACAACCCGGAGAAACGACTAATTATTCTTTGAAAGATCATGTTAAAGAATTAGAAAATTATTTAGGTGAAGAATTAGATTACATCATAGCCAACAAATCAAATTTACCAGACGAAATAATTCAAAGATACCAGAAAATGGGATCTATCCCAGTAAAATTGGATATGGAAGCAGATAGAAGAGTAATGATATCAGATTTGGTTTATATTATAAACGATGAGGAACCGAAAATTAGACATGATCCAAAAAAAACATCAGAGTTGATTTTAAAATGCGTTCGATGAATTCCTTTTCAGAAGCACTAAAATTGAGTCTTGTGAATAGTGATTATATTTTCCCAGAAGCTGAGTTCTATGGTTTTTTCATAGGAAAAGGGGAAATTATTGAAAAAGAAACTAAAAAATTGATAAAAATATCCATAACATCTTTGAATAGTTTTAAAAGATTATATAAACTTTGCAAATATTTTTTCACCGATAAATTTGAAGTACAATTTAACAACGAAAAAAGGTTAAATCTCGGAGGAACAGGTTCTATATTCTTAAACTATCAAACAACAGATAAAATATTAAAGAAAAAAAATATTTGTTTAACTAAAAATAGATTTTCCCCACTTTTAAAAAAAGATCCAGTAATTTTTGGATCTTTTATTAAAGGTTTATTGTTATCTTGTGGGTCTATATCAGTAAAAGAATCTTATCATTTAGAATTCAATTTGAAAACAAACAATATATTTAAAGAGGATTTAGTTAGAACATTTAAAAGTCTTTTGGGTGTAAATGCCAGATTTTTTAATAGAAGTAAAGGCTCGAAAGTATACATAAAATCACGCGATG harbors:
- the whiA gene encoding DNA-binding protein WhiA; the protein is MRSMNSFSEALKLSLVNSDYIFPEAEFYGFFIGKGEIIEKETKKLIKISITSLNSFKRLYKLCKYFFTDKFEVQFNNEKRLNLGGTGSIFLNYQTTDKILKKKNICLTKNRFSPLLKKDPVIFGSFIKGLLLSCGSISVKESYHLEFNLKTNNIFKEDLVRTFKSLLGVNARFFNRSKGSKVYIKSRDDILNILELLNAKEKVKELSELMDIRDLRSNVTRTINLISANSSKTAHSSIKQINDIQIIQESIGLDSLPNDLKQIAAFRLENEDASLSNMAESLSMKKSTLYNKLKKISKIAESLKNT